In Mytilus edulis chromosome 4, xbMytEdul2.2, whole genome shotgun sequence, the following proteins share a genomic window:
- the LOC139518410 gene encoding probable G-protein coupled receptor No18 — translation MAKNFTNDSFNFTHLHDELGRLVEVYIVTILLSVIIFITLTGNTFVIAAIFIYRPLRNVQNFLVISLAFADMAVATIVMPFHITNTIAGTWLFGSAFCDLWLTSDILLCTASIFNICGIALDRYFAIHDPINYARRRTVKLVLLMIVLIWSLAAIVSVPPLLGWSDTGSLYDSDANICHLTEELGFVVYSACGSFFIPLAIMSFVYLKIFLATRERLRKRAQACAASKLVVLNGKSNTPEVQIDLVSNESNNDTAETRTPSMHPSPLLGRPPTANSSSQKLEQFFKERQKISLTKEKKAARTLGMIMGAFIFCWLPFFSVYLLNPFCKDCGLRGSYLELALVILGYVNSCLNPIIYTIFNVDFRNAFQYMFRKFCRRQPNLRQSRTPRRAQL, via the coding sequence ATGGCCAAGAATTTCACAAACGATTCCTTCAATTTCACTCATCTGCATGATGAGTTAGGCCGTTTGGTGGAAGTTTATATTGTTACTATCTTACTCTCtgttattatatttataacattaacggGGAACACATTTGTAATTGCTGCAATTTTTATATACAGACCATTGCGAAATGTTCAGAATTTCCTAGTGATTTCATTGGCTTTTGCGGACATGGCCGTTGCCACGATAGTGATGCCGTTTCATATAACAAACACCATTGCTGGGACCTGGTTATTTGGCTCAGCGTTCTGTGATTTGTGGCTTACATCCGATATTTTGCTTTGTACAGCATCCATTTTCAATATTTGTGGTATTGCTTTGGATCGTTATTTTGCAATTCATGATCCTATCAACTATGCCCGAAGGCGGACTGTAAAACTTGTGTTGTTAATGATTGTCCTTATTTGGTCACTTGCAGCAATTGTATCAGTGCCACCATTACTTGGTTGGAGCGACACCGGAAGTTTATACGACAGCGACGCCAACATATGTCATCTAACTGAAGAACTAGGTTTTGTTGTTTACTCAGCGTGTGGTTCATTTTTTATACCTCTGGCGATTAtgtcatttgtttatttaaaaatattcttgGCAACCAGAGAAAGACTACGGAAGCGGGCTCAAGCATGTGCAGCTTCAAAATTAGTAGTATTAAATGGAAAATCAAATACTCCTGAGGTACAAATAGATTTGGTGTCAAATGAAAGTAACAACGATACTGCTGAAACGAGAACACCGAGTATGCATCCTTCACCTTTACTGGGAAGACCCCCTACTGCGAATAGCTCATCTCAAAAACTGGAACAATTTTTCAAGGAAAGACAGAAAATTTCACTCACAAAAGAAAAGAAAGCAGCAAGAACACTTGGAATGATAATGGGTGCGTTCATATTTTGTTGGCTgccatttttttctgtatatctATTGAACCCATTCTGTAAAGATTGTGGCTTAAGAGGGTCGTACCTGGAATTAGCTTTAGTTATTCTTGGGTATGTTAACTCCTGTTTAAATCCAATTATTTACACGATCTTCAATGTGGATTTTAGAAACGCTTTTCAGTATATGTTTCGCAAGTTTTGTCGTAGACAGCCTAATCTACGTCAATCAAGAACACCACGTCGCGCTCAGTTGTGA